The Colletotrichum destructivum chromosome 7, complete sequence genome contains the following window.
ccgccctcgaagCCGGGGAAGAGCAGCAGGTACCGCAGCTGGCGGAGCAGGTCCTGGCCGTGGTGCGCCATGCCGGCCGACACGTAGATGGAGGCCAGCGTCTTGGCGGCCGAGTGGAGGTGCATCGAGACCCTGACGGTGGTGATGATCTCGATGATGGACgcctggaggagctgcgTGATGGAGGCGTGCGCCTCCTTGCTGCCCACCTTCTTGTACATCAGGACGATCTCCCGCAGCTTGGTGAGCGTCGTCTCGTGCCACCAGCCGAGCTCGACCTTGAGCTGCCCGTAGATCTCGAGGCTGACGCCGATGGCCCGCTCGatggtggtcgtggtcgtcgacTTGTTGGACGTGATGACGGTCACGTACAGCTTCGACAGGCGCTTCTTGATCGTCCGGACCGTCGTCTCCGAGACGATGttggccgtcgtcgtcttgcgGATGATCTCCTCGTAGATGGTGATGGACTCGTGGCGGTGCTCCTCCGAGGCCTCGCACATCTCGGCCTGCGCGATCAGCGCcttgatgacgatggccgccgaggcgccAAACACCTTCGTCGCGGTCTCGCGGTACTCGATCGTGAGCTTGTAGCGCACCGAgaactcggccttggcgtGCACCTCGAGCACGTAGCGGTACCGCGCGTAGATGAGCTCCACCGTCTCCTGCGAGAACTTGATCTCGCCGCTGCGGTGGACGAACGTCGACCACAGCGTCGCGCAGATCTTCTGCAGCTCGGCCCAGCGCTTCTCGGCGTGGTAGTGGTTGAGAACGAtgacggccgcgtcgagcgCGCTGCCGTGGCAGCAGCCGTCCCTGGAGAAGATGGTGACGATCTCGGCGTAGCAGTCGTACGCCTCCTTGCGGCCGAGCTTGTGGTAGACGGCCGCGAGCTTGTAGAGGACCTGGACCGTCATGCTGTGCCCGGCGCTGAGGTACTTGCGGTAGTGCTGCAGCAGCGTGCTGTAGATctcgatgaccttgtcgtGGCGGTGGAAGTCCTCGTAGAACTGGACCAGGGCCTCGGCCGACTCGAGCACCAGCACGTTTTCGGCCTTGAAAGCAGAGAAGCAGGCGTGGTAGATGCGGAGGTAGATCTCATCCGCCCTCTCAAACTGCCTCTGGCGGTGGTAGCAGAGCGCCAGCCGCCGCGCCACCGAGATGCGCTCCGAGATGaactcgccctcgagcgTCAGCTTGGAGTCGACCGTCAGGACGCCCTTCCACGTCACCTCGAGCGTCTTGCGGATcacgacctcggcctcagcCCAGTTCTCGAGCTTGAGGTACAGGTTGACCATGTTCAGGCAGGCCTTGAAGAAGTGCCTGTCCGTCTTGCCCTTGCGGCAGCGCTGGTAGTTGGCCTCCCAGATCTCGCGCGTCACCGTTTCGACCACGGTGATGGACGTTTTGGTCTCGACCACGGTCTCGGTgatctcctcgacgacctcggtgatgatggtcgtcgtcgacacggcctcctcgctctcgatcgtcttcctctccttgaACCAGCCCCAGACCTTCTTGAGGATGTTCATCGAGACGGTCAGGATGCCGAAGGActtggcgaggacgccgagctccttgaggCGGATCATGATGGTCTCGGACTCGAAGTTCTGGTTCTCGTACTCGGCCCACACGCAGATCATGATGTTGCAGGCCTCCTCGTTGCGCTTGATGCGCTTGAGGAAGTGGATGTACtcgatggcgatgctgaTCTTCTGGATGTGAAGCTCCGTCGTGGCCTTGGTGCGGCAGGCCTCCAGGATGCCCCGCCAGAGGCTGACGTAGAGCCTCTCGGCCTGGATGATGtggcccttggcctcgtaGTCGCGGGCAAGGCTGATGAGGATCTTGATGCGCCGTACGTCGGTGAACgacagctcctcggccgtctcgaagAGGAGGTGGCGCCAGTGCTCGtgcccggcgccgcccttgtcgccgttggccttgaGAACGACCGTCATGCCCGAGAGCGCCTCGGCAATCTTGCCCTCGCTCTTGGAGCCCTTGCCGAACCGGGCCGTGACGATGATCTGAAGCTCCTTGTAGATGGCCATCGCGGCCTCCGACTCCTTGATGTCGACGTAGAGCTTCGCGAGGGCCTCGTGCCActtgatgacggcgtcgctgCGGGCGCCCTGCTTGTTCCTGGAGATCTCGATCATGAACTTGATCATCTCCTCGCGGTGCGtgaccgtcgtcgtcctcttggTGAAGGTAAGCGTCTCGGTACAGGTGAGGAACAGGTTCGTGCaggagacgacgagcggGCTGAACTTGTAGAGGATGGTCTGGCCGATGTGGGAGGCCTTGTAGAAGAACTCGGCCGCAATCTCAAACTCGGACTGGCGCCGATGAAGgctggcgaggatgatgaggctTTGGAGGTAGCACCGGTTCTTCTCGCCGAAAGACGTGCACCGGATGCGGAGGCTGAGGTTGTGCATCTCGATGGTCTCCTTGATGCCGTACTGCGTCTGCCAGTGGTGCCACTCGAgcatggagaagaagacggtgtCTGGAAAGACCTCCTTGAACTCAGCGGTCAGGGTGATGGAGCCGTTCTGGCCGCACAGGGAGGACGAGCGGAAGTGGGAGACCCAGTGGCGCATCATGTAGCTGACGATGTGGTTGGCCTGGAAGCACTCCTGGaagacctcgtcggcgatcAGCTCCAGCGACGGCTCGCAGCTGTAGGTGAAGCGCTTCTTcgcgaagaggaggagggccatGGTCAGGTGGCGGTGGGAGTCGTGCATGGACATGAGGGTCGAGCCGCAGAGGCCCTGGACGTACTTCCGGACGGTGGAGTGCTTGAAGCGCAGCGTTCCACGACGGACGATGACGAGCCCCTGGGTGTTGCGGACGGGACCCATGACGTCCGCGCCGGAGGAGACGGTTCGGGTCGACAGGGAGACGCCGAGAAGGTCCGTCATCTCGCCCACCGTGAGCGGGCGTTCGGCCGTCACCATGAAGGTGAAGAGGTTGTACGTCTTGCTCTCGCCGTACTCCTCCTTGAGGTTGACCCTCTTCATGAGCTCCCcgatgacggccttgacgtccGACTTGCAGTTCGAGAGCATGCCACGGAAGGCGGCAAAGTCCGAGACGGACGTGAAGAGCCGTCTGGCGAGGTAGGCGAACAGGAACGAGCCCCTGGCCTGGTCGGCGATCTGGCCCACCAGCGCCCGCCTGGCGTCCTCGTTCTGTGCCGTGAAGCAGCAGCTTTGGCTGAGCCTGGTGGCGAGGTACAGCTCGATGTCGTCCCGGACGTGGTCGGGCGTGATGACCAAGTGCTTGCAGCGGCTGCCGCCGAGGTGGGAGATGGGGCGCGAGAGAGTGACGGCCTGGATCCTCGGGAGCTTGCCGATGCTGGTGTGAAGGCGCTTGTGGAGCTCTTCAGCCTTGGACGCGCCGCCCGAGAtctcgtccaggccgtcgacgacgaggaccaggTTGACCTTCTTGTTGTTAATGGAGGCCAGGCTCGAGTCGAGAGCGCCCCAGAGGTCTGACTCGAGTTTCGAGCTGTTGTTGTGGGGGGAGACATGCTCAAAGATGCCTTCGAGCTTCTCAAAGAGAGCAACATCGCCGACGTTGACCTCAAGAAGCTGGGAGAGAAGGCTCTTGAGGAAGGCAATGGGTGTTGCCTCTGAAGGGATGTCGGTTGCTGAGGGAGGCGACAACGTTAGCTTAACTGATTCTCCCTCAAACAGTTTTTGgggggttttcttttctttatccttctcttttcttttatACTCACAGAATGTGTACGACAATGTCTCATACTGGGTTCGGTGGACGGGACGTTCAAGCCTCTCCCTCACCCACGCAGCAAGCATGCTCTTGCCACAGCCCTCGCCTCCAGTGACGGTGAAGATGTCGTTTTCGCTGCTGAGAAAGTCGTGAAGGTCGTGGGAGAGCCAGTCGCAGGTGCCGTCGACGCGCAGCTTGCGGTCGGCAACGCGGCCGTAGACGTGCGACTTGGCCGACTCCCGGGTGGGGAGCAGGTGTCGGCGGAGCGTGGTGatgtcgaggcggcggctctTGTTACCGAGCCTGTGCTGCCACATGTGGTTGAAGAGGTGCTCCCGCTGGGCCCAGATCTTGGTGATCTGCGAGCCGAACTCGGCATCAAAGTCGATCGTCACGGATCCGCTGTAGATGCTGTTGATACGGGTTCGGTAGTAGACGGCAATGTCTCCGACGAGGCGGATCACGCTGTCGAAGATGCGGCTCAGCTCGTAGCGGATGGCATCGCTCGCAGTGAACATGCCATGGAGTCTGATGGCctggccgagcaggaggccgagctcaTACAGGGCGTTGAACGTTGGCTCCAACGCCTGAGCTTGGTCGTGACCGAGCTATCAAAGAGTAAAGCAACGTTAGGATGGTGTGACAACTTAGAATGGATAAAGAGAGACCAATAAAGTATGAAACGAACCTCTAATAATAGGTAGCAAGTTGCCAGCGCAGTGTCGCGGACAAGGGTACAGCCCTCGATGAAGGACTGGATATGGCGAGAGTATCCGTCGAGCTGAAGGCCGAAGAACTCGGCCGACTTCAACACGCGGTCCCACTGGCTGCCCTTGGGCGGCATGTGGACCAGACGCTCATCGGCGATGTATGCGAGATATgcctcgaggtcgatgcTCTGGAAGTGCTGGTGCGAgacctcttcgacctcgcggacgagcttcttctggatGCGCCGGGCCGTGTCAATGACCCGCACGATCTTGTAAGACGTGTGTGCCTCGTGTGAGGCAACCATCGTCAGGGCGTCCAAGCTGATGGATGACGACCTGGATGTGTCGCTgttggcgacgtcgtcgacgtggaCGGCGCtgggctcctcctccttgatggaGTGTTTAGCCAGCGAGGGCTGGTTAGATGATGTGTAGACAGACATCTTGGTGTCTTGATGGGGGGCCGcaactgctgctggagctgtAGCTGGGGCTGGAGCTTTAGATGGAGCTGGAGCTTGAGCTTGAGCTTGAGTTGGAGCTGGAGATCCTTCGTTAATAGTAGACTCAGTGGTGTCTGAGCCTAGGGACTGGAGCGACGATGTAGTCGAAGTACGCTT
Protein-coding sequences here:
- a CDS encoding Putative tetratricopeptide-like helical domain superfamily, which encodes MSVYTSSNQPSLAKHSIKEEEPSAVHVDDVANSDTSRSSSISLDALTMVASHEAHTSYKIVRVIDTARRIQKKLVREVEEVSHQHFQSIDLEAYLAYIADERLVHMPPKGSQWDRVLKSAEFFGLQLDGYSRHIQSFIEGCTLVRDTALATCYLLLELGHDQAQALEPTFNALYELGLLLGQAIRLHGMFTASDAIRYELSRIFDSVIRLVGDIAVYYRTRINSIYSGSVTIDFDAEFGSQITKIWAQREHLFNHMWQHRLGNKSRRLDITTLRRHLLPTRESAKSHVYGRVADRKLRVDGTCDWLSHDLHDFLSSENDIFTVTGGEGCGKSMLAAWVRERLERPVHRTQYETLSYTFSTDIPSEATPIAFLKSLLSQLLEVNVGDVALFEKLEGIFEHVSPHNNSSKLESDLWGALDSSLASINNKKVNLVLVVDGLDEISGGASKAEELHKRLHTSIGKLPRIQAVTLSRPISHLGGSRCKHLVITPDHVRDDIELYLATRLSQSCCFTAQNEDARRALVGQIADQARGSFLFAYLARRLFTSVSDFAAFRGMLSNCKSDVKAVIGELMKRVNLKEEYGESKTYNLFTFMVTAERPLTVGEMTDLLGVSLSTRTVSSGADVMGPVRNTQGLVIVRRGTLRFKHSTVRKYVQGLCGSTLMSMHDSHRHLTMALLLFAKKRFTYSCEPSLELIADEVFQECFQANHIVSYMMRHWVSHFRSSSLCGQNGSITLTAEFKEVFPDTVFFSMLEWHHWQTQYGIKETIEMHNLSLRIRCTSFGEKNRCYLQSLIILASLHRRQSEFEIAAEFFYKASHIGQTILYKFSPLVVSCTNLFLTCTETLTFTKRTTTVTHREEMIKFMIEISRNKQGARSDAVIKWHEALAKLYVDIKESEAAMAIYKELQIIVTARFGKGSKSEGKIAEALSGMTVVLKANGDKGGAGHEHWRHLLFETAEELSFTDVRRIKILISLARDYEAKGHIIQAERLYVSLWRGILEACRTKATTELHIQKISIAIEYIHFLKRIKRNEEACNIMICVWAEYENQNFESETIMIRLKELGVLAKSFGILTVSMNILKKVWGWFKERKTIESEEAVSTTTIITEVVEEITETVVETKTSITVVETVTREIWEANYQRCRKGKTDRHFFKACLNMVNLYLKLENWAEAEVVIRKTLEVTWKGVLTVDSKLTLEGEFISERISVARRLALCYHRQRQFERADEIYLRIYHACFSAFKAENVLVLESAEALVQFYEDFHRHDKVIEIYSTLLQHYRKYLSAGHSMTVQVLYKLAAVYHKLGRKEAYDCYAEIVTIFSRDGCCHGSALDAAVIVLNHYHAEKRWAELQKICATLWSTFVHRSGEIKFSQETVELIYARYRYVLEVHAKAEFSVRYKLTIEYRETATKVFGASAAIVIKALIAQAEMCEASEEHRHESITIYEEIIRKTTTANIVSETTVRTIKKRLSKLYVTVITSNKSTTTTTIERAIGVSLEIYGQLKVELGWWHETTLTKLREIVLMYKKVGSKEAHASITQLLQASIIEIITTVRVSMHLHSAAKTLASIYVSAGMAHHGQDLLRQLRYLLLFPGFEGGEKDISIKISGQSSKVYLVFLISFEQALGGESKTTTYSFSELMADVLLETVLYEQYMSVMSTVTDSTRIETIIEPAARLRFVWESRNRKGFVSVLDKKLFALFTSRYGKFLGGQDANVTFGFYEALLAEIGGGIAADRGAIDFALVSCKAAFASVRRLMVEENNFAKANGVARCAFEFAHAQRFYHQRNCHAWGFRLAEVLAGIDVDNWKTADAKQKENMLATSRHVLQHVLAALKEEKVEFTSLRFEDISSLVYLLGEQKNWTDLETVLTSLWRSREVQRNCGVWTPDVVLTIGSLLVNAHELAGHLDQAIGLCETIYYNVRQSRGGLDHSALYFSNRLTYLLRHANRLRDAGRVHLDVARDLDEHLAATRGSDRDERLRAAADVHLDGMRRCGWATRGGDGGRGAGEILERLRGYGKLSVPPIEEWTAADEKKEAGRVWPEAIRWDLGKPEAAEVAAAAPKKKRDLLSPAKERWGRLGFRQIGWEAVY